One stretch of Rosistilla oblonga DNA includes these proteins:
- a CDS encoding P-II family nitrogen regulator, with the protein MLNASGNKLQPDKQVGFNNLDRNRMKRIEAIIDAEHLEEVNAALEEIGVHRILVTEVRGFIRKQIQASGLDRSGSFFFVPKCKLDVSVVDAHLRRAAQAISATSNTRVLVDGKLFLEDVEAELTPQWGNAELNSVAS; encoded by the coding sequence TTGCTCAATGCGTCAGGCAACAAACTCCAGCCCGACAAGCAGGTCGGCTTTAATAACCTTGATAGGAATCGGATGAAAAGAATAGAAGCAATAATCGACGCGGAACACCTCGAAGAGGTTAACGCCGCTTTGGAGGAAATTGGTGTCCACCGGATCCTGGTCACCGAGGTGCGCGGTTTCATCCGCAAGCAGATCCAAGCGTCGGGGCTCGACCGTTCGGGAAGCTTCTTCTTTGTCCCCAAGTGTAAACTCGACGTCTCGGTTGTCGACGCGCATTTACGCCGCGCAGCGCAAGCAATCTCTGCAACTTCGAATACGCGAGTGCTGGTCGACGGCAAGCTCTTCCTGGAAGACGTGGAGGCAGAGTTGACACCCCAATGGGGAAATGCTGAACTCAACAGCGTAGCTTCCTAA
- a CDS encoding tetratricopeptide repeat protein, giving the protein MPTVQEVLNQGWTIQQQGNYAAAEKIYRHVLQQAPGSAAGWCYLGIALYDQRRFEESEAAYRKALSLQNHFPIAWNNLGNTLRMLGQVEQADQAFETSLQQAPKYLSPLKNRGTLWVWTGQIDRGLAAFEASLEVAPNDPELHRNLGVIHLLKGDFRRGWDEYRWRWKMPGFVRPNVSQPVWDGSDPQGKTFLLYSEQGLGDAIHFVRMAIALKERGARTIVQAAPKLIPLLSTCRGIDQLIPEGMLPGNFDFHCSFIDAADRLGIDADSIPDVGPYLGPSENLQAYWANWLAQIPGKKKVGICWQGNPQHQADIFRSIPLQAFEPLASIPDVQLVCLQHGFGIQQLDQVDFADQIVRLPANLDQSSGAFMDTAAIMKGLDLVVTSDTSVAHLAGALGAPVWVGLPKVPDWRWLLQGDSSPWYPSMRLFRQPEMKNWAAVMAEIKLHLERF; this is encoded by the coding sequence ATGCCAACCGTCCAAGAGGTTCTCAACCAAGGCTGGACAATCCAGCAGCAGGGGAACTACGCCGCCGCCGAAAAAATCTATCGGCACGTCCTGCAACAAGCTCCCGGTTCGGCCGCCGGTTGGTGCTATCTGGGAATTGCGTTGTACGACCAACGCCGCTTCGAAGAATCCGAAGCGGCATACCGCAAGGCTTTGTCGCTACAAAACCACTTCCCGATCGCCTGGAACAATCTCGGCAACACGCTGCGGATGCTGGGGCAGGTCGAACAAGCCGACCAAGCATTTGAAACCTCGCTGCAGCAGGCCCCAAAGTACTTAAGCCCGCTCAAGAACCGCGGCACGCTGTGGGTCTGGACCGGGCAGATCGATCGCGGCCTGGCGGCATTCGAAGCAAGCCTCGAGGTCGCCCCGAACGATCCCGAACTGCATCGCAATCTCGGCGTCATCCACCTGCTGAAGGGAGACTTCCGCCGCGGCTGGGACGAATACCGCTGGCGTTGGAAGATGCCCGGCTTCGTCCGCCCCAACGTCTCCCAACCAGTCTGGGATGGCAGCGACCCGCAAGGCAAAACATTCCTGCTCTATTCGGAACAGGGACTCGGGGACGCGATCCACTTCGTCCGGATGGCGATCGCCCTCAAGGAGCGTGGGGCGCGAACGATCGTTCAAGCGGCTCCCAAACTGATCCCGCTGCTGAGCACATGCCGCGGCATCGACCAACTGATTCCCGAGGGGATGCTGCCGGGGAACTTCGATTTCCATTGCTCCTTCATCGACGCCGCCGATCGGCTGGGGATCGATGCGGACTCGATTCCCGACGTCGGCCCCTACCTCGGGCCGTCGGAAAACTTGCAAGCGTACTGGGCAAACTGGCTCGCCCAGATCCCCGGCAAGAAAAAGGTAGGCATCTGCTGGCAGGGGAATCCGCAGCACCAAGCCGACATCTTCCGCTCGATTCCGCTGCAAGCCTTTGAACCGCTGGCGTCGATTCCCGACGTGCAACTCGTCTGCCTGCAGCACGGATTTGGGATCCAGCAGCTTGATCAAGTCGACTTCGCAGACCAAATCGTCCGATTGCCAGCGAACCTCGACCAGTCCAGCGGTGCCTTTATGGATACCGCAGCGATTATGAAAGGCTTAGACCTGGTCGTGACCAGCGACACCTCGGTCGCTCATCTCGCCGGAGCCCTGGGAGCACCAGTCTGGGTCGGACTGCCAAAGGTCCCCGATTGGCGGTGGTTGCTGCAGGGGGATTCGAGCCCCTGGTACCCCTCGATGCGGCTATTCCGTCAGCCCGAGATGAAAAATTGGGCTGCCGTGATGGCAGAAATCAAGCTTCACCTAGAACGGTTTTAG